The following are from one region of the Leptospiraceae bacterium genome:
- a CDS encoding response regulator, translating into MLNLDQESLRESYVSESELIREMDMSCVKGASILLAEDNDINQEILVELVTAFGLFIEVAENGKTALDLLNQRKFDLVLMDMQMPVLNGTDATREIRKNPIWKNLPIIALTGNAREEDRIACMDAGMNDFLFKPIDPVELGRVFLKWISRTGKELIISQNRPETESSQKSFLSNIKGLDVALGLSRVVGNKSVYISILRKFISGRKNTMPLIRHYLETDNQEEALRLLHTMKGIAGNIGAMQVFDLSYELENSLKKENNREEVESNLLSLETSLQELIEDLEKALPPEYEFTKIPVEEKRLNKICANLLQLLQDDDTAATYFLEEYNDLLASAFSEDFSKIKEATKSYEFEIAISAIERARKSRNLRVR; encoded by the coding sequence ATGTTAAATCTAGACCAAGAGTCTTTGCGAGAGTCTTATGTTTCCGAGTCAGAACTGATTAGAGAAATGGATATGTCTTGCGTAAAAGGGGCAAGCATATTACTCGCGGAGGACAATGATATCAACCAGGAAATTCTCGTTGAATTAGTAACTGCTTTCGGACTCTTTATTGAAGTTGCCGAAAATGGAAAAACTGCACTCGACTTATTGAACCAAAGAAAGTTTGATCTCGTCCTAATGGATATGCAGATGCCAGTCCTGAACGGAACGGATGCGACAAGGGAAATTCGAAAAAATCCAATTTGGAAGAATCTTCCCATTATAGCTTTGACTGGAAATGCAAGGGAAGAAGATCGCATTGCATGTATGGATGCAGGAATGAATGATTTTCTATTCAAACCAATTGATCCAGTGGAGCTTGGTAGAGTTTTTTTAAAATGGATTTCTCGCACCGGAAAAGAATTAATCATCTCCCAAAATAGACCGGAGACAGAATCTTCTCAAAAATCCTTTCTATCTAATATTAAAGGGCTCGATGTCGCTCTTGGTCTCAGTCGAGTCGTGGGAAACAAATCAGTTTATATTTCCATCCTGCGTAAATTCATTTCTGGGCGGAAGAATACAATGCCTCTTATCCGTCATTATCTTGAAACAGATAACCAGGAAGAAGCATTGCGACTATTGCACACCATGAAGGGAATTGCCGGAAATATTGGAGCGATGCAAGTATTTGATCTTTCCTATGAGCTAGAAAATTCGCTTAAAAAAGAAAACAATCGAGAAGAAGTAGAAAGTAATTTACTCTCCCTAGAAACTTCTCTACAAGAATTAATCGAAGATTTGGAAAAAGCTCTACCTCCTGAGTATGAGTTTACCAAAATTCCTGTTGAGGAAAAGAGATTAAACAAAATCTGTGCGAACCTACTTCAATTGCTCCAAGATGATGATACAGCTGCTACTTATTTTTTAGAGGAATACAACGATTTACTTGCCTCTGCATTTTCTGAGGATTTTTCTAAGATAAAAGAAGCAACGAAATCCTATGAATTTGAAATAGCAATCTCCGCTATAGAAAGGGCTCGTAAGTCAAGAAATCTAAGAGTCAGATAA